The following coding sequences are from one Lolium rigidum isolate FL_2022 chromosome 6, APGP_CSIRO_Lrig_0.1, whole genome shotgun sequence window:
- the LOC124663048 gene encoding uncharacterized protein LOC124663048 → MKNGGGCFCLGSPMRALARACDSACDLYVRGISGCASHVPSGAVAGGRGPGFGRSATAMYVRASSDRADDLVRASSKQRRRVAPEPADVRAATKVRVGQEPAAAVLLRRKDAAMETIPEDAPCEFGACTLIRPAQRRRGAARRRVLAARSGGFGAIKVGSEALPRHA, encoded by the coding sequence ATGAAGAATGGCGGCGGGTGCTTCTGCCTCGGCTCGCCGATGCGCGCGCTGGCGCGGGCGTGCGACTCCGCCTGCGACCTCTACGTCCGCGGCATCTCCGGGTGCGCGAGCCACGTGCCCTCGGGTGCCGTCGCGGGCGGCCGCGGCCCCGGCTTCGGCAGGTCGGCCACGGCCATGTACGTGCGGGCGAGCTCTGACCGCGCCGACGACCTCGTCCGCGCCTCTTCGAAACAGCGGCGCCGCGTCGCGCCCGAGCCGGCGGACGTCCGGGCAGCGACGAAGGTTCGCGTTGGCCAGGAGCCGGCGGCGGCAGTCCTGCTGCGGAGGAAGGACGCGGCGATGGAGACCATCCCCGAGGATGCGCCGTGCGAGTTCGGCGCCTGCACGCTCATACGGCCGGCGCAGaggaggcgcggcgcggcgcggcggcgggtgcTCGCCGCGCGTAGCGGTGGCTTTGGAGCCATCAAGGTGGGGAGCGAGGCCTTGCCGCGCCACGCGTGA